A single region of the Oceaniferula marina genome encodes:
- a CDS encoding MotA/TolQ/ExbB proton channel family protein, producing MKYESYRSLKTVAIAGSTALMSTSSLFAATEDSLLQKYVIAGGWPMILIGLLILALIALCVFNFMNLSKTKFCPDDLKAGLMDHMMNCRVRSAIELGASHPSYLGRMMAYALPNVDARRPEDLGRDYVEDAIADFTINENRKSMTLINYISLIAQTAPMLGLFGTVLGMVGAFGTLASGDGSADPSALAGDISVALLTTLWGLVTAIPSLTAYFFFKNKLNNLVAECHHSAEELLNASIQTVNGDAHLAKIPEGVAV from the coding sequence ATGAAATACGAATCCTATCGATCCCTGAAGACCGTAGCCATCGCTGGTTCCACAGCACTTATGTCTACCTCGTCTTTGTTCGCCGCAACTGAGGACAGCCTTTTGCAGAAGTATGTCATCGCCGGTGGCTGGCCAATGATCCTCATTGGTTTGCTTATTCTGGCCCTGATTGCACTCTGTGTCTTTAACTTTATGAACTTGAGCAAAACCAAGTTCTGCCCGGATGATTTAAAAGCGGGTCTGATGGATCACATGATGAACTGTCGTGTGCGTTCCGCGATTGAGCTTGGTGCATCCCACCCGAGCTACCTCGGTCGCATGATGGCTTACGCGCTTCCTAACGTTGACGCTCGTCGTCCTGAGGATCTCGGACGTGATTACGTTGAGGACGCCATCGCAGATTTTACGATCAACGAAAACCGCAAAAGCATGACCTTGATCAACTATATTTCCTTGATCGCTCAAACGGCTCCCATGTTGGGACTGTTTGGAACCGTGCTTGGTATGGTCGGCGCGTTCGGAACCTTGGCCAGTGGAGACGGATCCGCTGACCCCTCCGCTCTGGCCGGTGACATTTCCGTGGCCCTGTTGACCACGCTTTGGGGACTGGTGACCGCCATTCCGTCCCTTACTGCTTATTTCTTCTTCAAGAATAAACTCAATAACCTCGTTGCCGAATGCCACCATTCTGCAGAG